The following coding sequences are from one Pseudomonas mendocina window:
- the asnB gene encoding asparagine synthase (glutamine-hydrolyzing): MCGLVVLARWPEQASRLAMRAALDCLAHRGPDAEGMHAAWGGRLLLGHRRLAILDTNTAASQPMIDPLTATALVFNGAIYNYRELRAELQALGAVFSTGSDTEVILLAWRHWGTACFQRFNGMWALAIHDGPSGKLYLSRDRLGVKPLYCRRSADCLAVASELKAVLAASQAPLRVDPAAALDYLSLGLLDHRPSSFLQDIIEVPPGALWCVTPDGFIEQRRFHDWPEVDPDLQCETVAKALPELLVDAVGLRLRSDVALAAQLSGGMDSGSVAWAIGQQRQALEHFQGFFSYGYDGEIGQEHDETAAALRTLEHVAPGLPYHRVAAAACPQLAELEQLIAVQELPVATPSILAGWRLFRAISATGAKVVLTGDGSDELFAGYTRRYLPLALRRALGRLDFAQAGALLASDELSYGIALRRLVWSLPASALYGLFRRQPHMRVLREGFLNAQREALQGVIALQRQELDVQGVDDVRRVLLPQILRYGDRNAMAWGIESRSPFLDYRIAELAMRLPASRKVGPAGGKLPLRMAMTGRLPDAVVRGHKNRGLGNAEQYQVGHMNLTELLEAPPQAAADFIDIAQLREQLRRQPGNPRLWWPVCFLLWLRWLETGPGRLAC; the protein is encoded by the coding sequence ATGTGTGGTCTGGTGGTTCTGGCACGTTGGCCAGAGCAGGCGAGTAGGCTGGCAATGCGAGCTGCGTTGGATTGTCTGGCGCATCGCGGGCCGGACGCTGAAGGCATGCATGCGGCCTGGGGTGGTCGGTTGCTGCTGGGGCATCGGCGTCTTGCGATTCTCGATACCAATACGGCGGCTTCCCAGCCCATGATTGACCCGCTGACGGCAACCGCGCTGGTCTTCAATGGCGCGATCTACAACTATCGAGAGTTGCGCGCTGAGTTGCAGGCACTGGGCGCCGTTTTCAGCACCGGCTCCGATACGGAGGTCATTCTGTTGGCCTGGCGTCATTGGGGCACGGCGTGCTTCCAGCGCTTCAATGGCATGTGGGCGCTGGCGATACACGACGGGCCTTCCGGTAAGCTGTATCTGAGTCGTGATCGGCTTGGGGTCAAACCACTGTATTGCCGGCGATCGGCGGATTGCCTGGCGGTGGCCAGCGAACTCAAGGCTGTGCTGGCGGCCAGCCAGGCGCCGCTAAGGGTCGATCCCGCCGCGGCATTGGACTACCTGAGCCTGGGCTTGCTCGATCATCGCCCTTCCAGTTTTCTGCAGGACATCATTGAGGTACCACCCGGGGCGCTCTGGTGCGTCACGCCGGATGGCTTCATCGAGCAACGACGTTTTCATGACTGGCCCGAGGTCGATCCAGACTTGCAATGCGAGACGGTCGCCAAGGCGCTGCCCGAGCTTCTCGTGGATGCCGTCGGTTTGCGTCTGCGCTCCGATGTCGCGCTTGCCGCGCAGCTTTCCGGTGGTATGGATTCGGGTAGCGTGGCTTGGGCCATCGGTCAGCAACGCCAGGCGCTGGAGCACTTTCAGGGCTTTTTTTCCTATGGCTACGATGGCGAGATAGGCCAGGAACACGACGAAACGGCGGCAGCCTTGCGCACCCTGGAACATGTCGCGCCTGGGTTGCCGTATCACCGTGTAGCGGCTGCCGCCTGTCCGCAACTGGCGGAGCTTGAACAACTGATCGCGGTGCAGGAGTTGCCAGTGGCGACGCCAAGCATTCTGGCGGGGTGGCGCCTGTTCCGAGCTATCTCGGCAACCGGGGCGAAAGTGGTGCTGACGGGGGATGGCAGTGATGAGCTGTTTGCCGGCTATACCCGGCGCTATCTGCCGTTGGCACTGCGTCGAGCGCTCGGGCGATTGGACTTTGCACAGGCGGGTGCACTTCTGGCGAGTGATGAGCTGTCATACGGCATTGCACTGCGCCGCTTGGTCTGGAGTCTGCCCGCCTCGGCCTTGTATGGCCTGTTCCGCCGGCAGCCGCATATGCGCGTGCTCCGTGAGGGCTTCCTGAATGCTCAGCGAGAGGCATTGCAGGGCGTGATCGCTCTGCAGCGCCAGGAACTCGATGTGCAGGGTGTCGATGATGTGAGGCGGGTGCTGTTGCCGCAGATTCTGCGCTATGGCGACCGCAATGCCATGGCCTGGGGCATCGAGTCACGGTCACCATTCCTGGACTACCGTATCGCCGAGCTGGCCATGCGCCTGCCTGCATCACGCAAGGTTGGACCTGCGGGTGGAAAGCTGCCGCTGCGCATGGCGATGACTGGCCGTCTGCCGGATGCCGTGGTGCGTGGGCACAAGAATCGCGGGTTGGGCAATGCCGAGCAGTACCAGGTTGGCCATATGAATCTGACCGAACTGCTCGAGGCACCTCCGCAGGCCGCAGCAGATTTCATCGACATCGCGCAGCTACGCGAACAGCTACGTCGCCAGCCAGGCAACCCCAGATTGTGGTGGCCGGTCTGTTTCCTGCTTTGGCTGCGTTGGCTGGAGACCGGGCCGGGTCGACTAGCGTGCTGA
- a CDS encoding glycosyltransferase family 4 protein, which translates to MTPARILHVYKNFQPHTGGGGVSRHIAGLADLALQEGHSIRVIAQAVDPDAGAGRYEVHHASKANLLADVRWADIVHVHGSRTPVSLRAAYMAHRLNKKVVYTPHCYYDHDSSTVKRAAKWLWDQLAERWLLKRADATVLLAEFWLDYLQTRNLRVTRPVFIPNCVLLKNLPQNVMGTELKGSPALLSVGRLDCVKRLEDAIAALSQPGLEQAVLHLVGTGPDRARLEHLAASQGLSERVQFHGFVSDNDVAGMSAAADAFLLPSEMEGMPTVIIEMLLHRCPVVASDIPGNRAILTQVGLEDALYPLADVSRLVQCIVQQSRGRISDEHHRRTMNTFTWEGIRQRVKALYENVSAR; encoded by the coding sequence ATGACTCCTGCACGCATCCTGCACGTCTACAAGAACTTCCAACCTCATACTGGCGGTGGTGGCGTTTCGCGCCACATCGCCGGCCTGGCCGATCTGGCATTGCAAGAGGGGCATTCGATACGTGTGATCGCTCAGGCTGTAGACCCTGACGCAGGAGCCGGCCGCTATGAGGTTCATCATGCGAGCAAGGCCAACCTGCTAGCCGATGTTCGCTGGGCGGATATCGTGCATGTCCATGGCTCACGCACACCAGTCAGTCTACGTGCGGCGTACATGGCCCATCGCCTGAACAAGAAAGTCGTCTACACACCGCATTGTTACTACGATCACGACAGCAGCACCGTTAAACGCGCGGCCAAGTGGCTATGGGATCAACTGGCCGAACGCTGGCTCCTGAAGCGGGCTGATGCCACCGTGTTACTGGCTGAATTCTGGCTGGACTATCTGCAGACCCGGAACCTGCGCGTCACACGCCCTGTGTTCATCCCCAACTGTGTGCTGCTGAAGAACCTGCCTCAGAACGTCATGGGCACAGAACTCAAGGGCTCGCCGGCCTTGCTGTCGGTAGGACGACTCGACTGCGTCAAACGCCTCGAAGACGCCATTGCAGCGCTTAGCCAACCTGGACTCGAGCAGGCAGTGCTGCATCTGGTCGGCACCGGCCCTGACCGTGCACGCCTGGAACATCTGGCCGCCAGCCAGGGACTGAGTGAACGGGTACAGTTCCACGGCTTCGTCAGCGACAACGATGTCGCCGGGATGTCGGCTGCAGCCGATGCATTCCTGCTCCCGTCGGAAATGGAAGGCATGCCGACAGTAATCATCGAAATGCTGTTGCACCGTTGCCCGGTGGTCGCCAGCGACATTCCAGGCAACCGGGCGATCCTCACCCAAGTCGGCCTGGAGGATGCTCTCTACCCACTCGCGGATGTCAGCCGACTCGTGCAATGCATCGTGCAGCAGTCTCGAGGCAGGATCAGCGACGAACATCATCGACGCACGATGAATACCTTCACCTGGGAAGGTATTCGTCAACGCGTAAAAGCCCTCTACGAAAACGTGTCAGCACGCTAG
- a CDS encoding TylF/MycF/NovP-related O-methyltransferase: MPSFKDRARLIYWRLRARAHFNRNDVHGALHRAWAYVHATQLSGDYYEFGVYRGHSLISSWLSYQRCNGRILNSKDLPYERKGSVADFMAHQSMFYGFDSFSGMPENDEGEDTLATGTFMATEQSTRELCAVVGLKAPRLRLVPGLFSDNAQAIGSAPAAIVHLDCDLYLSTRDALNMIGPRLVQGSVLLCDDHDLFRASNDKGQRRALREFLEQSQIELEPWFAYGAASRAYLCHVPNRDGQTAAR; this comes from the coding sequence ATGCCCAGTTTCAAGGATCGAGCACGCCTGATCTACTGGCGGCTACGCGCGCGCGCGCACTTCAACCGCAATGATGTTCATGGTGCACTGCACCGTGCCTGGGCTTACGTACATGCGACACAACTCAGTGGCGACTACTACGAATTTGGCGTTTATCGCGGACACAGCCTGATCAGTTCATGGTTGTCCTACCAGCGCTGCAACGGACGAATCCTGAACTCCAAGGATCTTCCGTATGAACGTAAGGGAAGCGTTGCAGACTTCATGGCCCATCAGAGCATGTTCTATGGTTTCGACAGCTTCTCGGGCATGCCGGAAAATGATGAGGGCGAAGACACCCTTGCCACAGGCACATTCATGGCAACTGAACAAAGCACGAGGGAGCTCTGCGCCGTTGTTGGCCTGAAGGCGCCACGCCTGCGCTTGGTGCCCGGACTTTTCAGTGACAACGCCCAGGCCATTGGCTCTGCCCCCGCCGCCATCGTGCACCTGGATTGCGATCTTTATCTGTCCACGCGGGATGCTCTGAACATGATCGGCCCCCGACTGGTACAGGGCAGCGTCTTGCTGTGCGACGACCATGACCTGTTCCGCGCCAGCAATGACAAGGGCCAGCGCAGGGCATTGCGTGAGTTCCTGGAGCAAAGCCAGATTGAGCTTGAGCCCTGGTTTGCCTATGGCGCGGCATCGCGTGCCTACTTGTGCCATGTGCCGAACCGAGACGGACAGACGGCCGCACGATAG
- a CDS encoding nucleotidyltransferase family protein has product MSQQLARQQLLTLLGQPPVTLPEITEQEWTTLLDMASQHRLLPLLQWQLKHEDVRDSIPAAVHERLAAACHRSTLRCLRQGAALRQVTQLLDEAGIDSLVLKGAYLAFYVYPAAGLRPMRDLDILVPYAQALHAFECLQQAGFVQSEQSKGHARDWLDKHRHLPPLIDGHGVCIEVHTSVYTTDEHDAYLSQTQLRTRAIEAQAPGTPTMRVLSPTDQLLHLIVHAAYQHQLDNGPLIISDIAMLLEKHSIDWPLFWRLAKHGGYSKGCYLLLEMARQAWPRLELPPMAAEHQPSSEVMHVSKQLLLNSQQSHRDAYYLMLLDKQQTLSGKLRIYAQALFPSREKLLSMQGTPDSALLGYWIRWQRFFTQRLPEHLRARRDPQLGEQTRLLADFERWLNS; this is encoded by the coding sequence ATGTCCCAGCAGCTAGCCCGGCAACAGCTACTGACACTGCTCGGGCAGCCTCCCGTTACCTTGCCTGAAATTACCGAGCAGGAATGGACGACGCTGCTGGACATGGCCAGCCAACATCGCTTGCTGCCACTGCTGCAATGGCAGCTGAAACATGAAGACGTACGCGATTCGATACCCGCAGCAGTCCATGAACGCCTGGCTGCTGCCTGCCATCGCTCGACGCTCAGATGCCTAAGACAAGGCGCGGCGCTTCGACAGGTTACCCAGTTGCTGGATGAAGCCGGAATTGACAGCCTGGTGCTCAAGGGCGCTTACCTGGCCTTCTATGTTTATCCTGCAGCAGGTCTGCGCCCAATGCGGGATCTGGATATCCTCGTCCCCTATGCGCAGGCCTTGCATGCGTTTGAATGCCTGCAGCAAGCCGGTTTCGTCCAGTCCGAGCAGTCCAAGGGGCATGCCAGGGACTGGCTGGACAAACACCGGCACCTCCCCCCGCTGATCGATGGCCACGGGGTCTGCATCGAAGTGCACACCAGTGTCTACACAACGGATGAACATGACGCTTACCTGAGTCAGACCCAGTTGCGTACCCGTGCCATCGAGGCTCAAGCACCCGGCACTCCGACCATGCGAGTGCTTTCGCCCACGGATCAACTGCTGCACCTGATCGTGCATGCGGCTTACCAGCATCAACTCGATAACGGCCCCCTGATCATCAGCGACATCGCCATGCTGCTGGAGAAACACAGCATTGATTGGCCACTCTTCTGGCGCCTTGCCAAGCACGGTGGTTACAGCAAAGGGTGTTACCTATTGCTGGAAATGGCTCGCCAGGCGTGGCCTAGGCTGGAACTGCCGCCAATGGCCGCAGAACATCAACCCAGCAGCGAAGTCATGCATGTCAGCAAGCAGTTGCTTCTGAACAGCCAACAGTCGCACCGGGACGCCTATTACCTCATGCTGCTGGACAAACAACAGACTCTTTCGGGCAAGCTGCGGATCTATGCTCAGGCGCTGTTTCCCTCGCGCGAAAAGCTACTCAGCATGCAGGGCACGCCAGATTCAGCCTTACTCGGCTACTGGATACGCTGGCAGCGTTTCTTCACACAACGCCTGCCGGAACATCTGAGAGCCAGACGTGACCCGCAACTGGGCGAACAGACCCGCCTACTGGCAGACTTCGAGCGCTGGCTCAATTCCTAG
- a CDS encoding ABC transporter ATP-binding protein translates to MILAVAANAFMRLLRRAPARKVASLFVLMVLCGLTEGLGIAIVIPLLHVLQPSPDTSANLASNLLSAAGRFGDWLTPGPLLTLFVLLVGLRSLIQYGREQQAAHLQHILVDDLRRECFSALLHAEWRWLIKRRRSDLASLLLNDINRIGNGLNFGLATLATLMTMAVYLIAALLLSWQMTLLVLLSAALLLVALNGQRHNALALGQGLSAAFKTMHANVQDSLTGIRLSKTLGREEIHLEQFELAMHDMRVQQERFSATSGKTKALFQCSGVALLAFYLYMGLEFWSVATAQLLTLVLIFARLIPLFATLQQQVHQWLHALPALLAGEALLQQSLAASEQVIQDSSTWQLRHAIRLSGIGVSYAEREQVALDSVTLELPYLSTTAVVGPSGSGKSTLADVIAGLLAPDTGTITVDGVPIDASNRISWRHSVAYMTQDVFLFNDSIRNNLLCGHEEASEDALKEALHQAAADFVFDLPQGLDTQIGDAGVSLSGGERQRLALARALLRKPLLLILDEATSALDQDNELRIRDAIGKLQGTVTILIISHKPTTLEHATQVIELDRGRLVRCSSNPPLDVTQECTACPSS, encoded by the coding sequence ATGATCCTCGCAGTTGCCGCCAATGCCTTCATGCGCCTGCTCCGACGAGCCCCGGCGAGAAAGGTAGCGAGCCTCTTCGTTCTGATGGTGTTGTGTGGCCTGACGGAGGGGCTTGGCATCGCCATTGTCATTCCCCTGCTGCACGTTTTGCAGCCCTCACCTGATACCTCTGCCAACCTTGCAAGCAACCTCCTGTCAGCAGCCGGCAGGTTTGGCGACTGGTTGACACCCGGGCCATTACTGACCCTTTTCGTGCTACTGGTTGGCTTGCGTAGCCTCATTCAATACGGTCGCGAGCAACAGGCCGCACACCTGCAGCACATCCTCGTCGACGACCTGCGCCGCGAGTGTTTTTCAGCCCTGCTGCACGCGGAGTGGCGCTGGCTCATCAAGCGCCGTCGAAGTGATCTGGCCAGCCTGCTGCTCAATGACATCAACCGGATTGGCAATGGCCTCAACTTCGGACTCGCGACACTCGCCACGCTGATGACCATGGCCGTTTACCTGATTGCAGCCCTATTGCTGTCGTGGCAGATGACGTTGCTGGTGCTATTGAGTGCGGCTCTGCTGTTGGTCGCGCTCAATGGCCAGCGCCACAATGCACTGGCTCTCGGCCAAGGCTTGTCCGCCGCATTCAAAACGATGCATGCCAACGTGCAGGACAGCCTGACGGGCATACGCCTGAGCAAGACCCTGGGGCGTGAAGAGATTCATCTGGAGCAGTTCGAGCTAGCCATGCATGACATGCGCGTGCAGCAAGAACGCTTCTCGGCCACAAGCGGCAAGACCAAAGCGCTGTTCCAATGCTCAGGGGTCGCGCTGCTGGCGTTTTATCTCTACATGGGGCTTGAGTTCTGGTCGGTCGCGACGGCTCAACTACTGACACTGGTACTCATCTTCGCCCGCCTGATTCCGCTTTTTGCAACCCTCCAGCAGCAGGTACACCAGTGGCTGCATGCCTTGCCGGCGCTGCTTGCGGGTGAAGCCCTGCTCCAGCAGAGTCTGGCGGCAAGCGAGCAGGTGATCCAGGACAGCTCGACCTGGCAATTGCGCCATGCAATCCGCCTGAGTGGCATTGGTGTGAGCTATGCAGAGCGCGAGCAAGTCGCTCTGGACTCGGTGACCCTCGAGCTCCCCTACCTGAGCACAACTGCGGTCGTTGGGCCATCGGGCTCTGGCAAGAGCACGCTCGCCGATGTCATCGCCGGCCTGCTGGCTCCGGATACGGGCACGATTACCGTCGATGGCGTACCGATAGATGCGAGCAATCGCATCTCCTGGCGTCATAGCGTGGCCTACATGACCCAAGATGTGTTCCTCTTCAACGACAGCATTCGCAACAACCTGCTGTGTGGCCATGAAGAGGCCAGCGAGGATGCCCTGAAAGAGGCCCTGCACCAAGCAGCTGCCGACTTCGTTTTCGATCTGCCGCAAGGACTCGACACCCAGATTGGTGATGCTGGAGTCAGCCTCTCCGGAGGCGAACGACAGCGGCTTGCCTTGGCCCGTGCGCTTCTGCGCAAACCTCTGCTGCTGATTCTCGACGAAGCCACCAGCGCACTGGATCAGGACAATGAGCTGCGTATTCGCGACGCGATTGGCAAACTGCAAGGAACGGTGACCATCCTGATCATCAGCCACAAACCGACAACGCTGGAACATGCCACCCAGGTGATCGAACTGGATCGAGGTCGCCTGGTTAGATGCAGCAGCAATCCCCCTCTCGACGTCACTCAGGAGTGCACTGCATGTCCCAGCAGCTAG
- a CDS encoding lasso peptide biosynthesis B2 protein, producing MYAQLRCRLHNFLRKPRAQRYALPIVWPLLGLSRALVLLLPFRLLSKLLGAEHGPYPLSCLATPQQTRRALDIGRTVRWAACHTPWHSNCFAQALTARMLLGAAGIPCVTCFGLSRDVQKALIAHAWVTVGSIRVCGGDGLASYTVVGCFVTSGRKTP from the coding sequence ATGTACGCACAACTACGCTGTCGACTGCATAACTTCCTACGCAAGCCGCGCGCTCAACGTTACGCTCTGCCCATTGTCTGGCCATTGCTCGGTTTGAGCCGAGCGCTGGTTCTGCTGTTGCCCTTTCGCCTATTGAGCAAACTGCTCGGTGCAGAGCACGGCCCATATCCACTCTCATGCCTGGCGACGCCGCAACAAACCAGGCGAGCACTCGATATTGGTCGTACCGTTCGCTGGGCTGCATGCCATACGCCCTGGCATTCCAACTGTTTCGCCCAGGCCCTCACCGCTCGGATGCTATTGGGAGCAGCAGGCATTCCCTGCGTGACCTGCTTTGGTTTGTCTCGCGACGTGCAGAAAGCACTGATTGCACATGCTTGGGTAACCGTCGGATCAATTCGCGTCTGCGGTGGCGACGGCCTTGCCAGCTACACGGTCGTAGGCTGTTTCGTCACTTCCGGGCGTAAAACGCCATGA
- a CDS encoding PqqD family peptide modification chaperone, whose amino-acid sequence MPHLAANSHVIRSPELIATEMDGDIVMMHVRSGQYFGISGVGPRLWALLERPMTIEQMTNTIVSEYKVDEQTCRGDILIFVQALLDQGAAQII is encoded by the coding sequence ATGCCCCATCTAGCCGCCAACAGCCACGTCATCCGCTCGCCTGAGCTCATTGCAACCGAGATGGATGGCGACATTGTCATGATGCATGTCCGCAGTGGCCAGTACTTCGGCATCAGCGGAGTAGGCCCGCGCCTCTGGGCATTGCTCGAACGTCCAATGACCATTGAGCAAATGACCAACACCATCGTCAGCGAGTACAAGGTCGACGAACAGACCTGCCGCGGGGATATTCTGATATTCGTGCAAGCTCTTCTGGATCAGGGCGCAGCCCAGATCATCTGA
- a CDS encoding type II toxin-antitoxin system RelE/ParE family toxin, with protein sequence MTWDIEYTDEFGEWWESLSAEEQESVAVSVQLLEERGPSLGFPHSSGINGSRHSHMRELRTQHEGRPYRTLYAFDPRRSAILLIGGDKTGDDRWYDINVPLSDRLYDEHLEQLRKEGLIDG encoded by the coding sequence ATGACTTGGGATATCGAATACACCGACGAGTTCGGTGAGTGGTGGGAAAGCTTGTCTGCTGAGGAACAGGAGTCCGTTGCGGTGTCAGTCCAGCTCCTAGAGGAGCGAGGCCCGTCACTGGGCTTTCCACACAGCAGCGGAATCAATGGCTCTCGTCACAGCCACATGCGCGAGCTGAGGACTCAGCACGAAGGCCGACCCTACAGAACCCTGTATGCATTTGATCCCAGGCGTTCGGCTATTTTGCTGATCGGTGGCGACAAGACTGGTGATGATCGTTGGTATGACATCAACGTTCCGCTGTCTGATCGACTGTATGACGAACATCTGGAACAGCTTCGTAAGGAGGGCTTGATAGATGGCTAA